AAGGAAGACGTCGGTCACGGCCACTTCGTAACCGGCTTCGACGAGCCGGCGCGAAAGCAACGAGCCGATGAACCCCGCTCCTCCGGTGATGAGCACGGACTTTGACACGAGCCGAGGCCTTTCCTTCGATACTCTCAAATTCGTCGCCGATGCGTGCCCGTCAGGGGCCGCACGGCCGGGTCATCCTATCCGGGCCTGCCTGAATTCAGGTTGCCCGCAAGACAAATCCAGTCTGATCACCACGCCCCTGGCGGTTGAGGTCGACCGAACGTCGCTCCCACTCCCAGAGCCGCTTCACCCCGAAGGTCTTGAAGAGGTATCCGAAGCCACCGGCCTCGGTGAGCGCGGTGTCGGTGCGGTACATCTCACTGCCGAAGAACTGCGACGCGTTCGAGTCGTCGATCGTCTGCTCGAGCCGCATACCGACCGCTTCCGCGGCTCGCTCCATTCCGGGTCGCGACGGGACCAGGGTGTGCCTCGGCGCATCGATCAGACACCAGTTCTTGCCGTAGAGATCCCACGCTTCCGACGATGTCGTGGGTACCCGCGCCAGACAGATACCGCCGTGGGCAAGCCGGGCGCGGGCGGCTTTCAACGTCGCGACCGGATCGGGTACGTGTTCGAGCGAATGGTTGAACATGATCACGTCGAACTCGCCGGAAACGTCTTCCATGAATTGCCTGGCGATCGGAACACCTGTCGGGGTGGTGGTGTCCGCGTCGACGAAAGGGTCCGCCCCGAAGAGGTTCCGGAAGCCCGCCCTGGCCAGCCGGTCGAGGAGTGCACCACCACCACACCCGACATCGAGAATCCGCGCATCGCGCCCGACGTTCAATTGGCCGAGCATCTTGACGACGTCACCGCTCGCGTCGTTCGTGCCGATCAGCGAGCGGATACCCGGCGGAAGTGCGGCGATGAGCGCCCCGACGGTCCGAGCGCCGTCACGCAGGTCGTGTCGATCCCGCTGCGTCGTCAACCACTGGAGCAGGCGGGGGCCCTGGGAAGCGTTGTACGAGTAATACTTCCGCGGGTAGTGGCGAGCGAGTTCCTCGCCCTCGAGCACATCAACGATCTGCAGCGTCTGGCAATCGGCGCAGACGTAGTATTCGAACAGTTCGCGGGTGCCGTAGTACATCTCTCGAACCGTCACCGTCCGATGCGGTCCGGCAGATCCGCACATCCGACATTGTTTGCTGATTTCGGCCATCTACCTTTTCCGCTCAGGGCTGGTCGTTTTGCAAGTGCCGCGACGAACGCGCCGGGACAAGGCGGCGGCGTCATCGGCGGCTCGGTCAGGCAGCACTTCTCACCCGCGCGAAATTCTCGACCAGATCCGCTGCGCGGCGCACACCGTCTGCGGGTTTGGTCATCTTGGCGGCGAGATTTCGCGCGCGGGTCGCGCATTCGGGTTCGAGGACGCGTCGTAGATCCGTGATCAGCGTGTCTGGGTTCGTCGCCGAGAACCTGCGGGTCGTACCCACCTTGAGTTTCTTGATCTGCGAACCCCACAACGTCTGGTTGGCGTCCATCGACAGGATGAGCGTCGGGACGCCGGCACGCATACTCGCCGCCGTCGTTCCCGATCCGCCGTGGTGCACCACCGCACGGCACAGCGGGAACACGGCCCCGTAGTTCACTGCGCCGACGACCTTCACATGGTCGTAACTCGGTACCCCGCTGAAGTCGCTGTACCCGGCGCAGATCAGCGCTCGCTCACCCAACTGCGCGCTTGCCGCACTGATCATCTCGACGGTGTCCGTCGGGGATTCGACAGGCATGCTGCCGAAACCGAAACAGATCGGCGGTGTCCCGGCCGCGATCCACTCCGAGACCTCGTCATCGACGTCGGTGGACAGCTCCATCGTGAGCGCGCCGACGAACGGTCGAAGCTCACCCCATTTCGCCCACTCACGGGCCAGGCCAGGAAAACACACCTCGTCGTAGGCCTGGATCTCCAGGGATCTGCGGGCGCCGATGCGCTGGGCCGACGGAATTCTGGCCTTCGGCAACCCGAGCTCACGCCGCTGGGTGTCCTCGACCTTCTTGTTCAGAAGCCAGGTGAACCAGTCGAACCCCTGCATCGCAGTGCGGCCCAGCAGCGGCGGCAGCACCGGCACGAGACGGCCGTTGGGCCGCACCGGCACATGGTGCAGCGTGACAAGGGGGATGTCGAAATGCTCGGCGACGTTGGCAGCCGTCTCCTGGTAGGCCTGGCCGGCGAACAGCACATCGGCATCGGCTGTCAGCTCGGTGAGCGTGGCGCTCATCTGCGCCCAGCTCTCGTCGCTGCGCTCCCACAGCTCCTTCCACAACGCCCGCAACTCGTTGATCTTCCAGAACCCCTTGAAAACCGAATTCCAGAAGTTGCGGTAGACGTTCAGCCACGTACGGGTGTCCAACCCGAACGGCACCGCCGGAACGCCGGCCGCCTCGACGAAGTCGACCGCGTCCGGCGCGACGGCCAGGCACACCTCGTGCCCGCGGCGCAGCAGCTCACGACCGACGACGAGAGACGGTTCGATGTCGCCCCTGGTTCCGTAGCTGGCCATCACGAATTTCATCTGAAGTCAAAGCCTTTCAGGGTAAGCGGGTGCATCGCCGTCGCCTGTGGCGGTCCGGCGCAGGCACTCACTCCTTGCGCCAGAGCACACCTGTCCCGTCGATCTCCACGATGTCGGCCGAGATCCCGTGTGCCGCACGGAAATCCGTCACCGCCTTCTTGCACCCGTCGATCGCGTGGTAGTCGTCGATGATGCAGAAGCCTCTCGACGAGAGCCGGTCGTAGAGGCCGTCGAGAGCCTGGATCGTGGACTCGTAGAGATCTCCGTCGAGGCGCAGCACCGCGATCTGTTCGATCGGAGCGTCGTGCAGGGTGTCCTTGAACCAGCCCGGGAGGAACCGGACCTGGTCGTCGAGCAGACCGTAGCGCTCGAAGTTGGCCCTGACCTCCTTCTCCGAGACGGCGAGAATCGGTGCCGCCAGGTGCAACCGGTCCCCCTTGTCCGCCGTGTACTTGTCGGCATCTGGTGGCGGCACGCCCGCGAACGAATCGGCCAGCCACACCCGCCGGGTCTCGTCGCCGTACGCCGACAGCACCGCGCGCATGAGGATGGACGCACCGCCGCGCCACACGCCGCACTCCACCAGGTCACCGGGGACATCCTCGGCGATCACGGTCTCGACGCACTCCTGCAGGCTGGTGAGCCGCTTCATCCCGATCATCGTCAGCGCTTCGGCAGGCCAGTCGAGCCCCAGTTCCCGCTTGCGTGGATCGAACGGCCGCTTGCGCACGAGCATGAGGTTGCCGATCTTGAACAACGGTCGGTGAAGCAAACCCCATCCCACGGGGACCAACTCGTCGCTCCCGTAGCGGGTCAGGTCCCGCCGGAGCAGGTCGAGATACGCGGATCGGCTGTCGCGGTCAGTCACAGTCAAAAAACTGCCCCTATCTCCTGTGGCGGTACATCGGAGATGAGCCTAACCCGGGCATGGGGGCCTTCGTGCAATTCGGTAGCACACTGCACACCGGCCCGGGCAACGCTCCGGCCCGGACCTCTTCAGTTTTCGCACGACCCTTGCAAACAAAGCTAATTCGACGGCTGCGTCGATCTCGTCACCGATATGCGCCGACCGTCGAAACGGTCCGTCATGGCAAATTCTCAGCACAAATCGGCGACCGATGACCCCCGGTGATCCCGATCGTCACGAAATTGCACACAGGGGGTTCATCAAGTTGCTCACGCAACTTCGGGTTGCTTCACACCACGCTCAGCCCCCGAACCAGACTCGAGATGCCGACCACCGCGAAGATGACCACCAGAACGTGCAGTCGGTGCACCAACGCCCAACCCCGCAACCTTCGCAACACCGGTTCGGTCCTTGCCGGTGCCAGCACGTAGCTGATCAACGCGATCTCGACGACCGCCAGGACGCCTGCGATGTA
This genomic window from Mycolicibacterium goodii contains:
- a CDS encoding class I SAM-dependent methyltransferase, translating into MAEISKQCRMCGSAGPHRTVTVREMYYGTRELFEYYVCADCQTLQIVDVLEGEELARHYPRKYYSYNASQGPRLLQWLTTQRDRHDLRDGARTVGALIAALPPGIRSLIGTNDASGDVVKMLGQLNVGRDARILDVGCGGGALLDRLARAGFRNLFGADPFVDADTTTPTGVPIARQFMEDVSGEFDVIMFNHSLEHVPDPVATLKAARARLAHGGICLARVPTTSSEAWDLYGKNWCLIDAPRHTLVPSRPGMERAAEAVGMRLEQTIDDSNASQFFGSEMYRTDTALTEAGGFGYLFKTFGVKRLWEWERRSVDLNRQGRGDQTGFVLRAT
- a CDS encoding glycosyltransferase, producing MKFVMASYGTRGDIEPSLVVGRELLRRGHEVCLAVAPDAVDFVEAAGVPAVPFGLDTRTWLNVYRNFWNSVFKGFWKINELRALWKELWERSDESWAQMSATLTELTADADVLFAGQAYQETAANVAEHFDIPLVTLHHVPVRPNGRLVPVLPPLLGRTAMQGFDWFTWLLNKKVEDTQRRELGLPKARIPSAQRIGARRSLEIQAYDEVCFPGLAREWAKWGELRPFVGALTMELSTDVDDEVSEWIAAGTPPICFGFGSMPVESPTDTVEMISAASAQLGERALICAGYSDFSGVPSYDHVKVVGAVNYGAVFPLCRAVVHHGGSGTTAASMRAGVPTLILSMDANQTLWGSQIKKLKVGTTRRFSATNPDTLITDLRRVLEPECATRARNLAAKMTKPADGVRRAADLVENFARVRSAA
- a CDS encoding TylF/MycF family methyltransferase, whose product is MTDRDSRSAYLDLLRRDLTRYGSDELVPVGWGLLHRPLFKIGNLMLVRKRPFDPRKRELGLDWPAEALTMIGMKRLTSLQECVETVIAEDVPGDLVECGVWRGGASILMRAVLSAYGDETRRVWLADSFAGVPPPDADKYTADKGDRLHLAAPILAVSEKEVRANFERYGLLDDQVRFLPGWFKDTLHDAPIEQIAVLRLDGDLYESTIQALDGLYDRLSSRGFCIIDDYHAIDGCKKAVTDFRAAHGISADIVEIDGTGVLWRKE